From the genome of Gammaproteobacteria bacterium:
ACATTGTTCCAGTTCTCCATAAAAACCATATTTAAATTATGGTAAAGGCCGATCCCGCTGATATCTCGCACCCATGAGATGACGAACACGCAAAAGACCCGCCGAAAGCGAAAGACCGGGAATTCTAACCCTAGATGTGTGTAAGGTCAAATAGATCAAACCATATTTTGCTCTTTTTTACTCAAATCTTGCAGTGACGGACAATTCAAACACTTAGCGTTAGAGAATGCTTGACAGTCCGGGGGAGCAAACTCTAGCATGGCGCTATGGTAGAAACGGCAACACAAAGCTCTAATGCAAGTTTGGTCAGTGCTAATGACATTTTTGCACTCATCGAAGCAGACATGCAGCAGGTAGATCAACTCATTCGAAACCGCTTACGTTCCGAAGTCGTCCTGATTAACCAACTGAGCCACTATATTATTAACAGCGGCGGCAAGCGTCTACGCCCGGCCCTGGTGCTACTTAGCACCCGTGCGTTCGGTTACAAGGGCACACAGCAATTTGCCTTGGCAGCCATTGTGGAATTTATCCACACAGCCACCCTGCTGCATGACGATGTAGTGGATGCCTCTGACAAACGTCGCGGCAAAGACACGGCAAACGCAATCTGGGGCAATGAAGCCGCTGTACTGGTGGGAGATTTTCTCTACTCCCGTGCCTTTCAGATGATGGTGGAAGTCAATCGCATGCGCATCATGGAGATACTGGCGGATGCCACCAACACCATTGCCGAAGGTGAAGTGCTGCAATTGCTTAATTGTAACGACCCGGATACCACCCAAAAGCGTTATATGGATGTTATCCACTTTAAAACGGCCAAATTGTTTGAAGCCGCAGCGCAGTTAGGCGCCATCATCAATGACGCGCCGCCGGAACAGGAATTTGCCATGGCCCGTTACGGCATGCATCTGGGCACAGCGTTTCAGTTGGTGGATGACGTGCTGGATTACAGCGCATCGTCTGAGGAAATCGGCAAAAACATCGGCGACGACTTAGCCGAAGGCAAACCCACTCTACCCCTGATCCGAGTCATGCAAGTGGGTAATGAACAACAAAAAGCCGTCATTCGCAATGCCATAGAACAAGGTGGTCGCGAGCAGATTGGTGC
Proteins encoded in this window:
- the ispB gene encoding octaprenyl diphosphate synthase; its protein translation is MVETATQSSNASLVSANDIFALIEADMQQVDQLIRNRLRSEVVLINQLSHYIINSGGKRLRPALVLLSTRAFGYKGTQQFALAAIVEFIHTATLLHDDVVDASDKRRGKDTANAIWGNEAAVLVGDFLYSRAFQMMVEVNRMRIMEILADATNTIAEGEVLQLLNCNDPDTTQKRYMDVIHFKTAKLFEAAAQLGAIINDAPPEQEFAMARYGMHLGTAFQLVDDVLDYSASSEEIGKNIGDDLAEGKPTLPLIRVMQVGNEQQKAVIRNAIEQGGREQIGAVMQAIQATDAISYTARKAREEADLAIEQLSCVPSSPYKEALISLAEFSVNRSY